Sequence from the Marinifilum sp. JC120 genome:
ATACGGTCTGGTATGCGTTTCTTCTCAGCCATACCTGTGACATTTGAGGATCTTCTTTCGCCATCATTCGGAGCAGAATTACGCTGGTGAGCCAAAGGAAGAGAGCTGCGCCGGCAGAGATGAGATCTTTGCCGGTCACGACAAGAATGAAGCTGATCAGAGCGGAAGACATGACCAATTCTCTCTCAGCACCAAGGACCAGAGTGTGTCTGTGCAACGAACGGTGAATGACAACCGTCCTCACAATTAATTCTTGATTTAAACTCACAGGGCTGCTCCAGTGAAAGTGAAAACAGCGTTCATTATGGCGGTGCAACAAGCTATAAGGCAGGCTCCCATAATTATGCTCAGGAGCATCTTA
This genomic interval carries:
- a CDS encoding conjugal transfer protein TrbD, translating into MSLNQELIVRTVVIHRSLHRHTLVLGAERELVMSSALISFILVVTGKDLISAGAALFLWLTSVILLRMMAKEDPQMSQVWLRRNAYQTV